The following proteins come from a genomic window of Streptomyces sp. GS7:
- a CDS encoding thiamine pyrophosphate-binding protein: MTPRTYPSAWAAVADHLRHLGTGAVFGLPGDDMAPLGELERADTSVVLCRDQRNAVFMATGYALAAGRPGVCVIGKGPALTNALTGVLEARSAAAPLLLIADGTRLDRLGTGAFQELDQLTAVRPYVKWAARVDEPDRLPGTLEKAVALAVNGTPGPVYVELAEQLADRPVTRTGPWRNAAPQRLAPDPDALAATARRIAAARRPLLLVGGGARHRNTGRRIERLAERLGAGVFCTASGRGAVAEDHPLYCGVSGLYTVAPADALWREADLVVALGSRLEETATFGWPDAEAGEPPVVQAVLGEDGLSMERPGAYVLGDAGRIVDGWHDLLAGHEAGTGWPDRVREVRAGLARRAADRAAEAEQAAPEGTVPVARVLSSLDRAVPADRVLVQENGLQDMWSYYFPHWTLGAGGGSVVPSEQTPLGFGAAAAVGVRLAGPAGRPVVALVGDGAFHLFRAELPSVADARVAVLYVVLDNGGYGWLQSNLDRVSGAGSRFAFTAARPTGTEGLAAAYGLGYRRVTDADALDAALAAAWQEVAGGTASVVEVAVSLADTPPGMAGSAGDFPEREGAEEDPHGG; the protein is encoded by the coding sequence GTGACCCCGCGGACCTACCCCAGCGCCTGGGCGGCCGTCGCCGACCACCTGCGCCACCTGGGCACCGGCGCGGTGTTCGGGCTCCCCGGGGACGACATGGCGCCGCTCGGTGAACTGGAGCGTGCCGACACCTCCGTCGTCCTCTGCCGGGACCAGCGCAACGCCGTCTTCATGGCGACCGGTTACGCGCTCGCCGCCGGCCGCCCCGGGGTGTGCGTGATCGGCAAGGGCCCGGCGCTGACCAATGCGCTCACCGGCGTCCTGGAGGCGCGCTCGGCCGCCGCCCCGCTGCTCCTGATCGCCGACGGCACCCGGCTCGACCGGCTCGGCACCGGCGCGTTCCAGGAGCTGGACCAGCTCACCGCGGTCCGCCCGTACGTCAAGTGGGCGGCCCGCGTCGACGAGCCCGACCGGCTGCCCGGCACCCTGGAGAAGGCCGTCGCGCTCGCCGTCAACGGCACCCCCGGCCCGGTCTACGTCGAACTCGCCGAACAGCTGGCGGACCGGCCGGTGACCCGTACCGGGCCCTGGCGCAACGCCGCGCCGCAACGGTTGGCGCCCGACCCCGACGCGCTGGCCGCCACCGCGCGCCGGATCGCCGCGGCCCGGCGCCCGCTGCTGCTGGTCGGCGGCGGCGCCCGGCACCGCAACACCGGCCGCCGGATCGAGCGGCTGGCCGAGCGGCTGGGCGCGGGCGTCTTCTGCACCGCCTCGGGCCGCGGCGCGGTCGCCGAGGACCATCCCCTGTACTGCGGCGTCAGCGGCCTGTACACGGTCGCTCCCGCGGACGCGCTGTGGCGCGAGGCGGATCTGGTCGTCGCGCTGGGCAGCCGGCTGGAGGAGACCGCGACGTTCGGCTGGCCGGACGCGGAGGCGGGTGAACCACCCGTCGTCCAGGCCGTATTGGGCGAGGACGGGCTGTCCATGGAGCGGCCCGGGGCGTACGTCCTCGGGGACGCCGGGCGGATCGTCGACGGCTGGCACGACCTGCTCGCCGGCCACGAGGCGGGCACCGGGTGGCCGGACCGGGTCCGGGAGGTACGGGCCGGACTGGCCCGGCGGGCCGCGGACCGCGCCGCCGAGGCGGAGCAGGCGGCGCCCGAGGGCACCGTGCCGGTGGCGCGGGTGCTGTCCTCCCTGGACCGCGCGGTCCCCGCGGACCGGGTGCTCGTCCAGGAGAACGGCCTCCAGGACATGTGGTCCTACTACTTCCCCCACTGGACGCTCGGTGCGGGCGGCGGGTCGGTGGTGCCCAGCGAGCAGACACCGCTGGGCTTCGGCGCCGCCGCCGCTGTCGGCGTCCGGCTTGCCGGGCCCGCCGGGCGCCCCGTGGTGGCGCTGGTCGGCGACGGCGCGTTCCACCTCTTCCGGGCCGAGCTGCCGTCCGTCGCCGACGCACGGGTCGCCGTCCTCTACGTCGTGCTCGACAACGGGGGCTACGGCTGGCTCCAGTCCAACCTGGACCGGGTCTCCGGCGCGGGCTCGCGGTTCGCCTTCACCGCGGCGCGCCCCACGGGCACCGAGGGCCTGGCTGCCGCGTACGGGCTGGGCTACCGGCGGGTGACCGACGCCGACGCGCTGGACGCGGCGCTGGCCGCCGCCTGGCAGGAGGTCGCCGGCGGTACCGCCTCGGTGGTGGAGGTGGCGGTCTCGCTGGCCGACACCCCGCCGGGGATGGCCGGTTCGGCGGGCGACTTCCCGGAGCGGGAGGGCGCCGAGGAGGATCCGCACGGCGGGTGA